In Rhodamnia argentea isolate NSW1041297 chromosome 4, ASM2092103v1, whole genome shotgun sequence, the following proteins share a genomic window:
- the LOC115733806 gene encoding aldehyde dehydrogenase family 2 member C4-like, whose amino-acid sequence MAENQSNGNGSLKSYDAHVPEIKFTKLFINGEFVDSVKGRTLETIDPRNGQVTARVAEGDEEDVDLAVKAARQAFDHGPWPRLPGYQRGRIMSKFADLIEENIDELAALDTIDAGKLFGMGKAMDIPLAATCLRYYAGAADKIHGEVLKMSRELHGYTLREPVGVVGHIIPWNFPTTMFFVKVAPALAAGCTMIVKPAEQTPLSALFYAHLAKKAGVPDGVINVITGFGPTAGAAISSHMDIDMVSFTGSTEVGRMVMQAAATSNLKQVSLELGGKSPLIVFDDADLDTATDLALTGILFNKGEICVAGSRVYVQEGIYEEFEKKLVAKAKTWSVGDPFDPNVRQGPQVNKKQFEKILSYIEHGKREGATLLTGGERMGTEGYYIQPTIFTNVTEDNMIVKDEIFGPVMSLMKFKTVEEAIKRANDTRYGLAAGILTKNMDLANTVSRSIRAGIIWINCYFAFDNDCPYGGYKMSGFGRDLGLDALHKYLHVKSIVTPIYNSPWL is encoded by the exons ATGGCAGAGAACCAGAGCAACGGAAACGGGAGTCTGAAGAGTTACGATGCTCACGTCCCGGAGATCAAGTTCACCAAGCTCTTCATCAATGGCGAGTTCGTCGACTCTGTCAAAG GGAGGACATTGGAGACGATAGATCCAAGAAATGGACAAGTGACAGCGAGAGTTGCAGAGGGAGACGAAGAGGACGTGGATTTGGCCGTGAAAGCTGCCCGCCAGGCATTTGATCATGGACCTTGGCCCCGCCTTCCCGGCTAC CAAAGAGGAAGGATCATGTCGAAATTCGCGGACTTGATCGAAGAGAATATAGACGAATTGGCCGCTCTGGACACTATCGATGCTGGGAAGCTATTCGGTATGGGCAAGGCCATGGACATCCCTCTTGCTGCCACATGTCTCAGGTACTATGCCGGCGCAGCAGACAAGATCCATGGCGAGGTATTGAAGATGTCGCGTGAGCTTCACGGTTACACGCTGCGGGAGCCGGTCGGCGTGGTCGGGCACATCATCCCTTGGAACTTCCCGACCACCATGTTCTTTGTCAAGGTCGCCCCGGCACTGGCGGCCGGTTGCACCATGATCGTGAAGCCCGCTGAGCAAACCCCTCTGTCGGCTCTCTTTTACGCTCATTTGGCTAAGAAG GCCGGTGTTCCTGATGGAGTGATCAATGTCATAACCGGTTTTGGACCAACGGCCGGTGCGGCGATAAGCAGTCATATGGACATTGATATG GTCAGTTTTACGGGATCTACGGAAGTAGGACGCATGGTGATGCAGGCTGCGGCTACAAGCAACTTGAAACAAGTGTCCCTCGAATTGGGTGGGAAATCGCCTCTCATAGTCTTTGATGATGCCGATTTAGATACCGCTACTGATCTTGCTCTGACTGGTATCCTCTTTAACAAG GGAGAAATATGTGTTGCAGGCTCTCGTGTCTATGTTCAGGAAGGGATCTATGAAGAGTTTGAGAAGAAGCTAGTGGCGAAGGCGAAGACTTGGTCGGTCGGTGACCCGTTTGATCCTAATGTCCGTCAAGGACCGCAG GTCAATAAGAAACAATTTGAGAAGATACTTTCTTACATCGAGcatggaaagagagaaggagCCACGCTTTTGACTGGGGGCGAGCGTATGGGCACCGAAGGGTATTACATTCAGCCAACAATTTTCACGAATGTTACG GAGGACAACATGATCGTGAAGGATGAGATTTTCGGCCCCGTCATGTCGCTCATGAAATTCAA GACCGTGGAGGAGGCAATCAAGAGGGCCAACGACACCAGGTACGGTCTAGCGGCAGGGATTCTGACGAAGAACATGGATCTAGCGAACACGGTCTCGAGGTCAATCCGAGCTGGCATCATCTGGATAAACTGCTACTTTGCGTTCGACAATGACTGCCCTTATGGTGGCTACAAGATGAGCGGCTTCGGGAGAGATCTCGGTTTGGATGCCCTCCACAAGTACCTACATGTTAAATCCATTGTGACCCCGATTTATAACTCTCCCTGGCTTTGA